One stretch of Priestia megaterium DNA includes these proteins:
- the essA gene encoding type VII secretion protein EssA, whose amino-acid sequence MMKPIVLNKKIGSIVLIFSLLCFPIAAAAEADDGNVEEIKPNVYKDDPINLDPESLLENKKEVGNIPEEIKDLTFEKEEDAEKESLKESLFANASAEDNTISAKAKEYNLFSSKNTSYKKDRTEQTASEKSSDLQWFYLLLIGVGVVVLFAVLIPRISPQSSVKK is encoded by the coding sequence ATGATGAAACCTATAGTGCTTAATAAGAAGATTGGAAGTATTGTTCTTATTTTTTCACTTCTTTGTTTCCCTATAGCAGCAGCGGCTGAAGCTGATGACGGAAACGTTGAAGAGATTAAACCAAATGTATATAAGGATGATCCGATTAACTTGGACCCCGAATCTTTGCTAGAAAATAAAAAAGAAGTAGGAAATATTCCGGAGGAAATAAAGGATCTTACATTTGAAAAAGAGGAAGATGCAGAGAAAGAGAGCTTAAAAGAAAGTCTTTTTGCGAACGCATCAGCTGAAGATAATACGATTTCTGCGAAAGCAAAAGAATATAACTTGTTTTCTTCTAAAAACACTTCCTACAAGAAAGATCGAACAGAACAAACTGCTTCTGAAAAGTCATCAGACCTACAATGGTTTTATTTATTATTGATTGGTGTGGGGGTTGTTGTATTATTTGCGGTTTTAATACCGCGCATTAGCCCTCAGTCTTCTGTAAAAAAATGA
- a CDS encoding endonuclease, producing the protein MKLYALCKKTWAMSLLVFALLVSLTPVSQAAAFLSVAQALENQNNSVQTVKGYVVGQPTGTSTVITSNYPNDYAFALADSSNETNTDKMVYVQIPSNLRSTFGLQSHSELKGKSLTVTGTLTPYFSHPGIKSVTSISKETGGTDPTPDPTEPTVPVEDYYRTAAGKTGNSLKAELHNIIDHHTEVSYSAVWEALKKMDEDPANANNVILLYTGRSQAKSTNGGGVDDWNREHVWAKSHGDFGTAMGPGTDLHHLRPTDVSVNSTRGNLDFDNGGTEHSEALGNYFDSDSWEPRDEVKGDVARMLFYMAVRYEGDVSDEPDLELNNTVNNGTAPYHGKLSVLLQWNAKDPVDDRERRRNDIIYSDYQHNRNPFIDHPEWVNEIWN; encoded by the coding sequence GTGAAATTATACGCTCTGTGTAAAAAAACATGGGCAATGTCCCTGCTTGTTTTTGCTCTTTTAGTGAGCTTAACTCCTGTTAGTCAAGCAGCCGCATTTTTATCTGTTGCACAAGCTCTTGAGAATCAAAACAACAGTGTACAAACGGTTAAAGGATATGTAGTAGGTCAACCTACAGGCACATCTACAGTTATTACGAGCAATTACCCAAACGATTATGCATTTGCTCTTGCTGACAGTTCAAATGAAACCAATACAGACAAGATGGTGTACGTTCAAATTCCTTCAAATTTGCGAAGTACATTTGGACTTCAAAGTCACTCGGAGTTAAAAGGGAAAAGTCTTACTGTTACGGGCACACTCACTCCTTATTTTTCACACCCAGGAATAAAATCAGTTACTTCTATCAGTAAAGAAACAGGAGGAACTGATCCGACTCCAGATCCCACAGAGCCAACCGTTCCAGTAGAAGACTATTATCGTACCGCAGCTGGAAAAACAGGAAACAGCTTAAAGGCAGAGCTTCATAACATTATTGATCATCACACAGAAGTGTCGTATTCAGCCGTATGGGAAGCTTTAAAGAAAATGGATGAAGATCCAGCTAACGCAAATAACGTTATTTTGCTCTACACGGGGCGTTCACAGGCTAAGAGTACAAATGGAGGCGGAGTGGACGATTGGAATCGTGAGCACGTTTGGGCAAAGTCTCACGGGGATTTTGGAACAGCTATGGGACCTGGAACAGATCTTCATCACTTACGTCCAACCGATGTGTCTGTAAACAGTACGAGAGGAAACTTAGATTTTGATAACGGAGGGACGGAACATAGCGAAGCACTCGGAAATTATTTTGACAGTGATTCATGGGAACCTCGAGATGAAGTAAAAGGCGACGTGGCTCGTATGTTGTTTTATATGGCCGTGCGCTATGAAGGCGATGTAAGTGATGAGCCTGACTTAGAACTTAATAACACAGTGAATAATGGCACTGCTCCTTATCACGGGAAATTATCTGTGCTTCTTCAATGGAACGCCAAAGACCCAGTAGATGATCGAGAACGACGTAGAAATGACATTATTTATTCAGACTATCAGCATAACCGCAATCCGTTTATTGACCATCCTGAATGGGTGAATGAGATTTGGAACTAA
- a CDS encoding family 14 glycosylhydrolase: protein MKQLCKKGLAFVLMFIFVNVFILNPINGAAAVDGKSMNSGYKTYLMAPLKKVTDYTTWEAFENDLRKAKQNGFYAVTVDFWWGDMEKNGDQQFDFSYAQRFAQAARNAGIKIVPIISTHQCGGNVGDDCNVPLPSWVWNLKSDDSLYFKSETGTINKETLSPLATDVISKQYGELYTAFAQALAPYKDVVAKIYLSGGPAGEIRYPSYTAADGTGYPSRGKFQVYTNFAKSKFQSYALTKYGSLAGVNQAWGTNLTSASQILPPSDGYQFLKDGYSTAYGKDFLAWYQGALEDHTKRIGQLAHQAFASTFNVPIGAKVAGIHWQYNNPTIPHAAEKPAGYNDYNALLDAFKTAKLDITFTCLEMTDSGNYPEYSMPKMLVRQVAGIANTKGVVLNGENALTIGSEDQYKKAAEMAFNYNFAGFTLLRFYDVINNDTLMGQFKNTLGVTPLVQTVVVKNAPTALGETVYIVGDRAELGQWDTSIYPIKLTYNSSTADWRGTVYFPASQNVQFKAIVKRADGSLKAWQPAQQYWSVPSTTTTYTDNW from the coding sequence ATGAAACAGCTATGTAAAAAAGGATTGGCTTTCGTTTTGATGTTCATTTTTGTTAACGTTTTCATTTTGAATCCAATTAACGGAGCGGCTGCCGTAGATGGAAAATCAATGAATTCAGGTTACAAAACCTATTTAATGGCGCCTTTAAAAAAGGTAACAGACTATACAACATGGGAAGCATTTGAGAACGATCTACGCAAAGCGAAACAAAATGGATTTTATGCAGTGACAGTAGACTTCTGGTGGGGAGATATGGAGAAAAACGGCGATCAGCAGTTCGATTTTTCCTATGCGCAGCGCTTTGCTCAAGCTGCTCGTAATGCAGGTATAAAGATCGTTCCTATTATTTCTACTCATCAGTGCGGAGGCAATGTAGGAGATGATTGTAACGTTCCGCTTCCATCTTGGGTATGGAACTTAAAAAGTGATGACAGCCTTTACTTTAAATCTGAAACGGGAACGATAAATAAAGAAACGCTAAGCCCGCTTGCAACAGACGTTATTTCTAAGCAATACGGTGAGCTCTACACGGCATTTGCGCAAGCGTTAGCACCTTATAAAGACGTGGTTGCTAAAATCTATTTATCAGGAGGCCCTGCAGGTGAAATTCGTTATCCGTCCTATACAGCAGCAGACGGAACCGGCTATCCGTCTAGAGGGAAATTTCAAGTGTATACGAACTTCGCCAAAAGCAAGTTTCAATCATATGCTTTGACTAAATACGGTTCACTCGCCGGCGTTAATCAAGCGTGGGGAACCAATTTAACGTCTGCATCGCAAATTTTACCGCCATCAGATGGCTATCAGTTCTTAAAAGATGGTTATTCAACAGCTTATGGAAAAGATTTCTTAGCATGGTATCAAGGAGCTTTGGAAGATCACACAAAACGTATTGGACAGTTAGCTCATCAGGCTTTTGCTTCCACCTTTAACGTACCAATCGGTGCAAAAGTGGCGGGAATCCACTGGCAGTACAATAATCCGACTATTCCTCATGCTGCAGAAAAACCAGCTGGATACAATGATTACAATGCGCTTTTGGATGCATTTAAAACAGCTAAATTAGATATCACCTTTACATGCTTAGAAATGACGGACAGCGGAAATTATCCGGAATATTCTATGCCAAAGATGCTTGTACGCCAAGTAGCAGGTATTGCGAATACAAAAGGAGTTGTTTTAAATGGGGAAAATGCTTTAACTATAGGCAGTGAAGATCAATATAAAAAAGCAGCTGAAATGGCCTTTAACTATAATTTTGCAGGATTTACTTTGCTTCGTTTCTACGATGTTATTAACAATGATACGCTTATGGGGCAATTTAAAAATACGTTGGGCGTTACACCACTTGTGCAAACGGTTGTAGTAAAAAATGCGCCAACTGCATTAGGAGAAACGGTTTATATTGTTGGAGACAGAGCTGAGCTAGGTCAGTGGGATACGTCCATTTATCCAATTAAATTAACATATAATTCATCTACAGCTGATTGGAGAGGCACCGTCTATTTTCCTGCGAGTCAAAATGTTCAATTTAAAGCAATTGTGAAGAGAGCTGATGGATCGTTAAAAGCATGGCAGCCTGCGCAGCAATATTGGAGCGTGCCGTCAACAACAACGACTTATACAGATAATTGGTAA
- the msrA gene encoding peptide-methionine (S)-S-oxide reductase MsrA encodes MEKATFAGGCFWCMVTPFEELEGIHGIVSGYMGGTVDNPTYEQVKSGTSGYYEVVQITFDPEVFPYKRLLDLYWPQIDPTDDGGQFQDRGSQYRTAIFYHNNNQKQAAEETKIEVAESGRFKKPIVTSILPASTFYEAEEYHQDFHKKNPKHYKEDRAKSGRDEFIQANWK; translated from the coding sequence ATGGAAAAAGCTACATTTGCAGGTGGATGTTTCTGGTGTATGGTTACACCTTTTGAAGAGCTAGAAGGTATTCACGGCATTGTATCAGGATATATGGGGGGAACTGTGGATAACCCTACTTATGAGCAAGTAAAATCTGGAACAAGCGGTTACTACGAAGTGGTTCAAATCACATTTGACCCTGAAGTGTTTCCCTATAAACGTTTATTAGATCTTTATTGGCCACAAATTGATCCAACAGATGACGGAGGTCAATTCCAAGATCGCGGCTCGCAATATCGAACAGCAATTTTTTACCATAACAACAACCAAAAACAAGCAGCTGAAGAGACGAAGATAGAGGTCGCAGAAAGTGGACGTTTTAAAAAACCAATCGTGACAAGCATTCTTCCTGCCTCTACGTTTTATGAAGCCGAAGAGTATCACCAAGATTTTCACAAGAAAAATCCAAAGCATTATAAAGAAGACCGCGCTAAGTCTGGTCGAGATGAATTTATTCAAGCGAACTGGAAATAA
- a CDS encoding ATP-binding protein, whose translation MLQDNLILEHYGLNELNFDTIKSYRDRFAEVKPAHPWNALETKEFLYKVGAWGKVRDTHKEGVTLAGLLLFSEERIITEVLPQYFLEYRESKGNEEWTERFTSQDGTWSGNIFDFYFHIHEIVRNSEPQPSIASSLTEVLINMLIHADYNGEGGVILEKQPSHYVFSNPGLLLVPTDSVFSNTVSQLRNPNIVKLFSLLGLCERSGSGLKKVKQNWSLHHYKTPAIDQDVSMHRTVVMLSLSTQERQVSSSEKDTYNTSITGLGNNFKDVEKYQNTPENDVEIDSYNKKRNSYNKYSIEELKSYNNDVNSYNKEDNYCNSEINLYNNDVNSYNNNYNSYNKEQEEDSSNSVNVEDIDTKLWDIAALAREKKRLSPNQMEHIILELCKEKPLMLKEFAYLLERTPDGVRNNYLTKLLRKGQLQLKYPNQPNHPKQAYLFNKKDIEK comes from the coding sequence ATGTTACAAGATAATCTCATCCTAGAGCACTATGGATTAAACGAGTTAAATTTTGATACGATCAAAAGCTACCGGGATCGGTTTGCTGAAGTAAAACCAGCTCATCCTTGGAATGCGCTTGAAACAAAGGAGTTTTTATACAAAGTAGGAGCTTGGGGAAAGGTTAGAGATACCCATAAAGAAGGAGTCACACTCGCAGGCCTGCTTTTATTCAGTGAAGAACGGATTATCACAGAAGTTTTACCACAATACTTTTTAGAATACCGGGAAAGTAAAGGAAATGAAGAATGGACAGAGCGCTTTACCTCTCAAGACGGGACGTGGTCAGGAAATATTTTTGATTTTTATTTCCATATCCATGAAATTGTTCGTAATAGCGAACCCCAGCCGTCAATCGCTTCCTCTTTAACAGAAGTTTTGATTAATATGCTTATTCATGCAGATTATAATGGCGAGGGCGGCGTTATTTTAGAAAAGCAACCTTCTCATTACGTTTTTTCTAATCCAGGTCTTTTGTTAGTACCTACAGATTCAGTTTTTAGCAATACCGTTAGTCAGCTTCGAAACCCAAATATCGTTAAGCTATTCAGTTTACTAGGGCTATGTGAACGTTCGGGCTCTGGTTTGAAAAAAGTAAAGCAAAATTGGAGCTTGCATCATTATAAAACGCCGGCTATTGATCAAGATGTTTCTATGCATCGTACAGTGGTCATGTTATCTCTGTCCACTCAAGAAAGACAGGTAAGTTCTTCTGAAAAAGACACTTACAATACGTCCATAACCGGTTTGGGAAATAATTTTAAAGATGTCGAAAAATATCAAAATACACCTGAAAACGATGTCGAAATTGACTCCTATAATAAAAAAAGAAACTCCTATAATAAATATTCAATAGAGGAGTTAAAGTCATACAATAACGATGTTAACTCCTATAATAAGGAAGATAACTACTGTAATAGCGAGATTAACTTATATAATAACGATGTTAACTCCTATAATAATAATTATAACTCCTATAATAAGGAACAAGAAGAGGATTCTTCTAATTCGGTGAATGTGGAGGATATTGATACGAAGCTATGGGATATTGCAGCGCTGGCTCGTGAAAAAAAACGGCTTTCGCCTAATCAGATGGAACATATTATTCTTGAGTTATGCAAAGAAAAACCGCTCATGCTTAAAGAGTTTGCTTATTTACTAGAAAGAACGCCGGATGGAGTACGTAATAATTATTTAACAAAGCTATTACGAAAAGGACAATTACAGTTGAAATATCCAAATCAGCCAAACCATCCAAAACAGGCATATTTATTTAATAAGAAAGATATAGAGAAATAA
- a CDS encoding amidase, giving the protein MKSKCVLIFLVVVWLFNIGKGIGCGSKVNAEMNIPLSTWVWDTKKWMLNQEAILEKLQEKKVTKVYLQIDTHLSFSVYKHFIEQAQVQGISVYALDGAPYWIGTSGVEKQDAFFNWITAYQAEAEEQQQFSGVHLDVEPYLYKSWENNRAKSILQYQYVISQAAVQSHQLHLPLAVDIPFWFDEVPFKNSNGSGSLGRWVIQYADEVTIMAYRNHADKENGIAEITENERKWGRVLSTPIEIGVETMASDEGEYISFSAKGEEKMMQELGMLLTKCQAENPPSSIAVHHFDSWLQMKP; this is encoded by the coding sequence GTGAAAAGCAAGTGCGTTCTTATTTTTCTGGTGGTTGTATGGCTGTTTAATATCGGGAAAGGAATAGGATGTGGATCAAAGGTGAATGCAGAGATGAATATACCGCTGTCTACGTGGGTGTGGGATACAAAAAAATGGATGTTGAATCAAGAAGCTATCCTCGAAAAGCTTCAAGAAAAAAAGGTGACAAAGGTTTATTTACAAATTGATACTCACCTTTCATTCTCCGTATATAAGCATTTTATTGAACAAGCGCAAGTCCAGGGGATAAGTGTTTACGCACTTGACGGCGCTCCTTATTGGATAGGCACTTCCGGTGTAGAAAAACAAGACGCATTTTTTAATTGGATAACAGCTTACCAAGCAGAAGCGGAAGAACAACAGCAATTTTCAGGGGTTCATTTGGATGTAGAGCCTTATTTGTATAAAAGTTGGGAAAATAATCGAGCGAAAAGTATTCTGCAGTATCAATATGTCATTTCTCAAGCCGCTGTACAGTCTCATCAGTTACACTTGCCGCTTGCTGTAGATATACCGTTTTGGTTTGACGAAGTTCCATTCAAAAATAGCAACGGTTCTGGTTCGCTGGGGCGGTGGGTTATTCAATACGCTGATGAAGTCACAATTATGGCGTACCGAAACCACGCAGATAAAGAAAACGGCATTGCTGAAATAACAGAAAATGAACGCAAGTGGGGACGTGTGCTATCCACTCCGATTGAAATAGGGGTAGAAACGATGGCCTCAGATGAAGGAGAATACATTTCTTTTTCTGCTAAAGGAGAAGAAAAGATGATGCAAGAGCTGGGTATGTTGCTTACGAAGTGTCAAGCTGAAAATCCTCCAAGCAGTATAGCTGTTCATCATTTTGATAGCTGGCTACAGATGAAGCCATGA
- a CDS encoding ABC-F family ATP-binding cassette domain-containing protein, whose product MSVLNVKNLSHGFGDRAIFNDVSFRLLKGEHVGLIGANGEGKSTFMNIITGKLEPDAGKVEWSKKVRVGYLDQHTALERGLSIRDVLKSAFQYLFDLEAQMNGLYEKMADVSPEELEKLLEEVGTLQDLLTNNDFYVIDAKVEEIARGLGLEDIGLDRDVQDLSGGQRTKVLLAKLLLEKPEILLLDEPTNYLDEQHIEWLRRYLQEYENAFILISHDLPFLNSVINLIYHMENQELNRYVGDYDDFMKVYEMKKQQLEAAYKKQQQEMADLKDFVARNKARVSTRNMAMSRQKKLDKMEVIELAQERPKPEFNFKSARTSSKLIFETSDLVIGYEEPLSKPLNLKMERGQKIALVGANGIGKTTLLKSILGEIKPISGSVEKGDYQHIGYFEQEIKTANYNTCIEEVWNEFPHFTQYEIRAALAKCGLTTKHIESKVEVLSGGEKAKVRLCKLINNETNILVLDEPTNHLDVDAKDELKRALKEYKGSILIICHEPEFYQDVVTDVWNCESWTTKLF is encoded by the coding sequence ATGAGTGTATTAAACGTAAAAAATCTAAGCCATGGTTTTGGTGACCGTGCGATTTTTAACGATGTATCATTTCGATTGTTAAAAGGTGAACACGTCGGCTTAATTGGAGCAAACGGCGAAGGTAAATCAACATTTATGAACATCATTACAGGCAAGCTAGAACCGGATGCTGGAAAAGTAGAATGGTCTAAAAAAGTGCGCGTCGGCTATTTAGATCAGCACACGGCGTTAGAGCGCGGTCTTTCTATTCGTGATGTACTAAAAAGTGCTTTTCAATACCTATTTGATTTAGAAGCTCAAATGAATGGCCTCTATGAGAAAATGGCGGATGTATCACCAGAAGAACTCGAAAAACTATTAGAAGAAGTCGGTACGCTTCAAGACCTCTTAACAAACAATGACTTTTACGTTATCGATGCAAAAGTCGAAGAAATTGCACGCGGATTAGGATTAGAAGATATCGGCTTAGATCGCGATGTACAGGATTTAAGCGGCGGACAGCGTACGAAAGTATTATTAGCCAAACTGCTGCTTGAAAAACCAGAAATTCTCCTACTTGATGAGCCTACAAACTACTTGGATGAACAGCATATTGAGTGGCTACGACGCTACTTGCAAGAATATGAAAATGCCTTTATTTTAATTTCTCACGATCTTCCATTTTTAAATAGCGTGATCAATTTAATTTATCATATGGAAAACCAAGAGTTAAATCGCTATGTAGGAGACTACGACGATTTTATGAAAGTATATGAGATGAAAAAACAGCAGCTTGAAGCAGCTTATAAAAAACAACAGCAAGAAATGGCAGATTTAAAAGATTTCGTAGCGAGAAACAAAGCCCGTGTGTCGACACGAAATATGGCCATGTCCCGTCAAAAAAAGCTCGATAAAATGGAAGTAATTGAACTAGCTCAAGAGCGTCCAAAACCAGAGTTTAACTTTAAGAGTGCTCGTACTTCAAGCAAATTAATTTTTGAAACATCTGATTTAGTCATTGGATACGAAGAGCCACTTTCTAAGCCACTGAATTTAAAAATGGAGCGAGGTCAAAAGATTGCCCTTGTAGGAGCAAATGGAATCGGGAAAACAACTCTTTTAAAAAGTATTTTAGGAGAAATCAAACCGATTTCAGGCTCTGTAGAAAAAGGAGATTACCAGCATATTGGCTATTTTGAACAAGAAATCAAAACGGCTAATTACAATACGTGTATTGAAGAAGTATGGAATGAGTTTCCTCACTTTACCCAATATGAGATTCGTGCAGCTCTAGCTAAATGCGGCTTAACAACAAAACACATTGAAAGTAAAGTAGAAGTTCTAAGCGGTGGAGAAAAAGCAAAAGTTCGTCTATGTAAGCTGATTAACAATGAAACCAACATTCTTGTACTCGATGAGCCTACAAACCACTTAGATGTAGATGCGAAAGATGAATTAAAACGAGCTTTAAAAGAATACAAAGGAAGTATCTTAATTATCTGTCACGAACCTGAATTTTATCAAGATGTTGTCACAGACGTGTGGAACTGCGAATCTTGGACGACTAAATTATTTTAA
- a CDS encoding D-2-hydroxyacid dehydrogenase encodes MNIHTILVAGRMHKELQEIINQKQLSQTFRFMEEQDVTIEDLNWADALLSFGPTNCFEDHSFKWIHSLGAGVDRFFESGNWKKSVMLTRTVCSFGQRISEYCLSYMLAELQHHAQFQHQQKQKQWKVVEPKQLSTQTVIIYGTGEIGGRLAAVLKSFGVRVLGVSKSGNEKPLFDQVVSISKEKELLKEADWIISTMPLTHETKSYFDQKWMNLVENAYFINVGRGATVNEDALVGAIQQKRIRKAYIDVFEHEPLTKESFWWNHSHIIITPHISALTTPEEAVECFVETLQKVEQGELPSNLVNIERGY; translated from the coding sequence ATGAACATTCATACGATACTAGTGGCAGGAAGAATGCATAAAGAGCTGCAGGAGATAATCAACCAAAAGCAGCTGTCTCAGACGTTTCGATTTATGGAAGAGCAAGACGTTACAATTGAAGATTTAAACTGGGCTGACGCGCTTTTATCCTTCGGTCCAACGAATTGCTTTGAAGATCATAGCTTTAAATGGATTCATTCTCTCGGCGCAGGAGTCGATCGGTTCTTTGAAAGTGGTAATTGGAAAAAGAGTGTGATGTTAACACGTACGGTTTGTTCATTCGGTCAGCGAATCAGTGAATATTGTCTTAGCTATATGCTAGCTGAACTTCAGCACCACGCACAGTTTCAGCATCAGCAAAAACAAAAGCAGTGGAAAGTGGTAGAGCCTAAGCAGCTTTCTACTCAAACGGTCATAATTTATGGAACAGGTGAAATCGGCGGTCGTCTTGCAGCCGTTTTAAAATCTTTTGGTGTACGAGTACTTGGTGTATCTAAAAGTGGAAATGAAAAGCCGTTATTTGATCAAGTGGTCTCGATTTCGAAGGAAAAAGAATTGCTAAAAGAAGCCGATTGGATTATTAGTACAATGCCGCTAACACATGAAACAAAAAGCTACTTTGATCAAAAATGGATGAATTTAGTTGAAAATGCATACTTTATAAATGTTGGACGAGGAGCAACTGTAAATGAAGATGCGTTAGTAGGAGCCATTCAACAAAAGCGTATTCGAAAAGCATACATAGACGTGTTTGAACATGAACCGTTAACGAAAGAATCTTTTTGGTGGAATCATTCACATATCATCATAACACCTCATATTTCAGCGTTGACTACGCCTGAAGAAGCCGTCGAGTGCTTTGTTGAAACGCTGCAAAAAGTTGAGCAAGGCGAATTGCCTTCTAACTTGGTTAATATTGAAAGAGGCTATTAA
- a CDS encoding nitric oxide synthase oxygenase produces the protein MKQEELFEQARVFIETCYAELEKSEADKNKRLKEIHQQIMSLGHYDHTFEELEHGARMAWRNSNKCIGRLFWHSLNVFDKRGVSTVEEVRDALFHHIEYATNDGKIRPTITVFKPKMKAKEPVRIWNHQLIRYAGYETEYGMVGDPDSVAFTEVCRNLGWEGKKTHFDILPLVLQVNEESPRYFEIPKHLVKEVAITHPELPEFEDLQLKWYAVPMISDMKLEIGGIDYVAAPFNGWYMGTEIGARNLADAYRYNQLPKIASMMGLNMDYNATLWKDKALVELNVAVLSSFKREGVSIVDHHTAAQQFHLFEEREQKNGREVTGNWTWLIPPVSPATTHIFHKPYKNKVLSPNYFYQDAAY, from the coding sequence TTGAAGCAAGAAGAATTATTTGAACAAGCACGTGTATTTATAGAAACATGTTACGCTGAACTTGAAAAAAGCGAAGCGGACAAAAACAAGCGGTTAAAAGAAATTCATCAGCAAATTATGTCACTCGGACATTATGATCATACATTTGAAGAGTTAGAGCACGGAGCTCGTATGGCTTGGAGAAACAGCAATAAATGTATCGGACGGCTATTTTGGCACTCGCTCAATGTATTTGATAAGCGAGGGGTAAGCACAGTTGAAGAGGTAAGAGACGCCCTTTTCCACCATATTGAATATGCAACAAATGACGGGAAAATCCGGCCTACTATTACGGTGTTTAAACCGAAAATGAAAGCAAAAGAGCCGGTTAGAATATGGAATCATCAGCTAATCCGCTATGCTGGATATGAGACGGAATATGGTATGGTAGGAGATCCTGATTCTGTTGCGTTCACGGAAGTTTGCCGAAATTTGGGGTGGGAAGGTAAGAAAACGCATTTTGATATCCTTCCTCTTGTCCTGCAAGTTAATGAAGAGTCGCCTCGATATTTTGAGATTCCAAAACATTTAGTGAAAGAAGTAGCTATTACGCATCCAGAACTTCCTGAATTTGAAGACTTACAGTTAAAATGGTACGCTGTCCCGATGATTTCAGATATGAAGCTAGAAATTGGAGGGATTGATTACGTCGCAGCACCGTTTAATGGATGGTACATGGGGACTGAGATTGGGGCGCGAAATTTAGCGGATGCGTATCGCTATAATCAACTTCCAAAAATAGCTTCTATGATGGGATTGAACATGGATTACAACGCGACGCTTTGGAAGGACAAAGCTCTTGTTGAATTAAACGTTGCAGTGCTTTCTTCTTTTAAACGAGAAGGCGTTAGCATCGTAGACCATCACACCGCTGCTCAGCAATTTCACTTGTTTGAAGAAAGAGAGCAAAAAAATGGCCGGGAAGTGACTGGGAACTGGACGTGGTTGATTCCACCGGTTTCGCCAGCGACCACGCATATTTTTCATAAGCCTTATAAAAATAAAGTATTATCACCAAATTATTTTTATCAAGACGCTGCTTATTAA
- a CDS encoding YflJ family protein, with protein sequence MHVGSKGWYVEELKKRGVRNHEGRKVEKYKTYVLANLLDKHKN encoded by the coding sequence ATGCACGTAGGAAGCAAAGGCTGGTATGTTGAGGAACTTAAAAAACGAGGAGTTCGCAACCACGAAGGCCGCAAAGTGGAAAAGTACAAAACATATGTACTTGCTAACTTGCTTGATAAACACAAAAATTAA
- a CDS encoding Rrf2 family transcriptional regulator translates to MRLTQYTDYSLRVLLYLGVRDNNKLSNIKEIAEAYNISKNHLMKIIHELGKLGLIETIRGRNGGIRLAQLPKDINIGKVVRQTEEDFHIVECFDREGNFCIISPVCKLKSVLHEAMQAFIKVLDQYTLEDLIQNKDELNLLLLSQKNEE, encoded by the coding sequence ATGAGGCTCACACAATATACAGATTACTCACTGCGAGTTTTATTATATTTAGGCGTTCGCGATAATAATAAACTAAGCAATATAAAAGAAATTGCTGAAGCGTATAATATTTCTAAAAACCATCTTATGAAAATCATTCACGAGCTTGGAAAACTTGGCTTAATCGAAACGATACGAGGACGAAACGGCGGTATTCGTTTAGCTCAGCTGCCAAAAGACATTAATATTGGCAAAGTGGTACGTCAAACAGAAGAAGATTTTCATATCGTTGAATGTTTTGACCGTGAAGGAAACTTCTGCATTATTAGCCCCGTCTGTAAGTTAAAAAGTGTTTTGCATGAAGCTATGCAAGCTTTTATTAAGGTGTTAGATCAATATACATTGGAAGATTTAATCCAAAATAAAGATGAATTAAACCTCCTCCTTCTATCTCAAAAAAACGAGGAATGA